The Actinomycetota bacterium region GTCGGGGGGTGGGGGGTGGTGCCCGCGCCGCTCGGCAGTCCTCGCTCCCTCGCCCCGCTGCGCGCGGCTCCGGTCGCTGCGGAACTCGCTCTCGGACACCACCCCCCACCCGAGAACCCGTGCTCCCTCAGTTGGGTGGGAGGTGCGTGTGGTGGTCGGTCGCTGCTTGGAAGGCCGCGCCGATCACGCACAGCGTCTCCTCCGTGAAGGGCGCCCCGACCAGCTGGATGCTCAGGGGGAGTCCTTCCGGCGTGTGACCGGCTGGCAGGGAGAGGCCGGGTAGGCCCGTGACGTTGATGGGTAGGGTGAACCGGGTCGCGCCTCCCGTGTGGGTGTCGAGCGTGCCTCCTTCCACCTCGATCTCGTACTCCTCAACGCCGGGGGCCGGGAAAGGGGTGGTCGGGACGAGCAGCGCGTCGGCGGAGGTGAGCAGCCATTCGAGGTCGCGGCGCAGCCTCTGCGCCGCCTCGCGTGCCGCGACGTACTCGGTGCCGCTGACCGAGGCGCCGAACCCGAGCAGCATGCGCGTCTGGGGCGTCACTCTCTCATCGGATACGAGGTCGGGGTAGCGGTGGGCCGTCTCGGCGAACAGCAACGGGAGGAACCGTTCGCGGGTGCCGTCCAGGTCCGGGCCCTCCACCTCGTCCAGCTCCAGGCCGAGGGAGGCGAACGTGGTCGCCGCCTCCTCGAGCGCCCGACGCACCTCCGGGTGCAGTAGGCGTGTGAACGAGCGCGGGATGGTCAGGCGCAGCCGTTCGACGCGTTCCGGCGGCAGCGGCGGCGTCGCCGCCACCGACCACGCGTCGTCAGGGTCGAACCCAGAGATGGCACGCCACACGATGAGGCAGTCCTCGGCCGAGGCGGCCAGGGGTCCGGCCGTGTCACACGACGGCGTCATCGGCATCATCCCGCGGGTCGAGATGGCGCCGTGGGTCGGCTTGAGCCCGGTGACCCCGCAGAACGACGCGGGGATCCGGATCGACCCCCCGGTGTCCGAGCCCATCGCCATCGCCACCACCCCCGCGGCGACGGCGGCTCCCGAGCCACCGGACGACCCCCCGGGCACGCGCTCCGTGTCCCATGGGTTGAGGACCGGTCCGAACGAGGAGATCTGCGTCGTCGTGCCGCAGGCGAGCTCGTGCTGGTTCGTCTTGGCGACCACCACCGCTCCTGCCTCCCTCAGCGCGTCGACGACGGCGGAGTCGCGGGACGCCACGCGGTCGTGGAAGGCGGCGCAGCACCCTGTCGTGGCCACGCCTCGAACGTCGTAGAGGTCCTTCACGGCCACCGGTACGCCGTGCAGTGGGCCCGCGGGGGGTCCAGCGTCGAGCTCGCGGGCCTCGGCGAGGGCCGCCTCGTCCAGGATCGTCGTGAAGGCGTTCAGTCGGACCTGGGCGGCGTGGGCGGACGCCAGGGCCCGCTCGGTCAGCTCGACCGAGGAGACCGCTCCGTCGGCGACCGCCGCTACTTGCTCGGCCAGCGTACGCACGGAGTGAGGGTAGCCGAGGCGTGCAGGTCTGGTGCTAGGCTTGGGACGTGATCGCCAGCACGCGCCACCACGGCCCCCTGGGCCCCCGAGTAGCCGGCTAGTCCCCGGCCGCTCCTGCGCGTCCCTCACCCGAGCCGGCCGATCCGTCCGTCCGCCCGACACTTAGGATGACCGCCATGACCGACCTGCCCAAGCAGTACGAACCCGAAGGCGTCGAGGGTCGCTGGTACTCCCGGTGGCGCGAGGCCGGGTACTTCGCCGGTCAGACGGGAGCCGAGGGGGAGCCCTTCTGCGTCGTGATCCCGCCCCCGAACGTCACCGGGATCCTGCACATGGGGCACGCGCTCAACAACACGCTCCAGGACGTCTTCGTCCGGCGCGCGCGGATGCAGGGACGACCCACCCTGTGGGTGCCCGGCACCGATCACGCCGGCATAGCCACGCAGAACGTCGTCGAGAAGCGCCTGGCGACCGAGGAGGGGCTGACCCGCCACGACCTCGGACGAGAGGCCTTCCTGGAACGGGTCTGGGCGTGGAAGGACACCTACGAGTCGCGCATCCTGGGACAGCTCGAACGTCTGGGGTGCTCGTGCGACTGGGACCGGACCCGGTTCACGATGGACGCCGACCTCTCGAGGGCGGTCCGGACCGTCTTCGTCCGGCTCTTCGAGGAGGGCCGGATATACCGGGGGAACCGCATCATCAACTGGTGCCCGAGATGCACCACCGCGCTCTCCGACATCGAGGTGGTCTACTCCGACCGGGACGGGGAGCTGGTCACGATCCGGTACCCGCTGTCCGACGGCTCCGGACACATCTCGGTCTCGACGACCCGGGTCGAGACGATGCTGGGCGACACGGGGGTCGCGGTCCATCCCCAGGACGACCGCTACCGGCACCTGATCGGGCGGACCGTCACGCTCCCTCTCGTCGGCCGTGAGATCCCGATCGTCGCCGACGAGGCGGTCGAGCCCGGGTTCGGGACAGGCGCCGTCAAGATCACGCCGGCCCACGACCCCACCGACTTCGAGATCGGGGAGAGGCAGGGTCTGGACCAGGTCAACATCTTCGACGGGCAGGCCCGCGTGAACGCCAACGGGGGACGGTTCGAGGGCATGGACCGCTACGAGGCGCGGAAGGCGGTCAGGGAGGCCCTCGCGGCGGAGGGTCTGATCGAGCGTGAGGAACGTCCGTACATCCATTCGGTGGGCCACTGCGAGCGCTGCCAGACCGTGGTCGAGCCGTGGCTGTCCGAGCAGTGGTTCGTGTCCATGCGCGAGCTCGCTGCACCTGCCATCGACGCGGTCAGGTCCGGACGCGTCCGGCTCATGCCGGAGAGGTTCACGAAGGTCTATCTGGACTGGATGGAGAACATCCGGGACTGGTGCATCTCGCGCCAGCTCTGGTGGGGACACCGGGTCCCGGTCTGGTACTGCCCGGACGGGCACGCCACGACATCGATCACGGACCCCGACGCGTGCGCGACGTGCGGGAGCCGGGAGATCACGCAGGACCCGGACGTCCTGGACACGTGGTTCTCCTCGTGGCTCTGGCCCATCTCGACGCTGGGCTGGCCGGACGACACCGACGATCTCCGGTACTGGTACCCGACCACCCTGCTGGTGACCGGCTACGACATCCTCTTCTTCTGGGTGGCGCGGATGATCATGGCCGGCCTGCACTTCGGCCGCGAGGTCCCCTTCGGCGACGTCCTGCTGACCGGTCTGGTGCGCGACTGGGAAGGCAAGAAGATGTCGAAGTCGCTCGGGAACCAGATCGATCCCTTAGACCTCATAGACAGGTACGGGACGGATGCGGTCCGGTTCACGCTCTGCCGGGCCATGACTCCCGGTACCGACATGAACCTCAACGAGGACTGGATAGAGGGGTCCCGTCACTTCGTCAACAAGCTGTGGAACGCGTCCCGGTTCGTCCTGCACCACGTGGGCGCGGAGCTGCCGCCGAGGCCGGAGGGTGAGCTGGACCTGGGTGAGCGGTGGATCCTGTCCCGGCTCGCCCAGACCCAGGCCGCGGTCGACGGTGCCCTCGACGCGTTCGAGACCGCCGAGGCGGCGCGCACCCTGCACCAGTTCGTGTGGTCGGAGTTCTGCGACTGGTACGTGGAGATGTCCAAGCTCGCCCTGGCCGACCCAGCCCGTGCCCCGGCCGCGAGGTGGGTGCTCCACCACGTCCTGGAGAGGACCCTGCGGCTGCTGCACCCTGTCATGCCGTTCGTGACCGAGGAGATCTGGCAGCGGCTCCCACGGGAGGACGGGTCCGTCCCCTCGATCATGCTCGCGCCGTGGCCGGGAGTCGAAGGCGCCCTCGACGCTGAGGCCGAGGAGGCGATGTCGCTCATGCAGGACGTCATCGTCGAGATCCGTCGCTTCCGCCACGAGCACTCGATCCCTCCGCGTGCCCGGATGGAGGCGGTGGCCGTCGCGCCTCAGCCGGCGGCCGGCCTGTTGGATAAGCACCGGGGCTGGGTCGAGTCACTCGCGTGGCTCGAGGCCCTCCGGGTTGACGGACCGATGCCGGGGCCCGGTTGGTCGCGCATCGTCGCCGGGCCCGCCGAGGTCTGGCTGCCTCTCGCTGCCGTCGGCGACGTGGAGGCGGAGCGGGCTCGGCTCCACAAGGCCATCGACGAGGCCGAAGCGAAGGCCGAGCGGTCCCGCGCCAAGCTCGCCGACGACGGGTTCGTGACCCGGGCCCCCGCTGAGGTGGTCCAGAGGGTGCGCGAGCAGCTGTCCGAGCTCGAGGAGAGGATCGCCAAGATGCGCGTGCAGCTGTCCGAGCTCGGCGGCTGAGCATGGACCTCGCGGGAGCCGAGGCTTACCTGGCCGAGCGGATCGGGCTGGGCATCCGGCCGGGCAACGAGCGGATCGCCGCTCTCCTGGAGGCGCTCGGGCGCCCCCAGGACTCACTGCGAGCCATCGCCGTCGCCGGCACGAACGGCAAGTTCTCGGTCGCGTCGATGACCTCTTCGGTGCTCGAGTCGCTGGGGCTCGTGGTTGGGCTGTACACGTCCCCGCATATCGGATCGGTCGTGGAGCGGATCCGTATCGCCGGCTCCGACGTCTCAGGAGACGCGTTCGGCGGCCTCCTGGCCTACCTCTCCCCGTACATCGAGCTGGTGGAGGCCGAGCGCGGGGACCGCCTCACCTACTTCGAGACCATCACCGCGATGGCCATCGAGGCCTTCTTCGACCGGGCCGTCCACGTAGCCGTGCTCGAGGCGGGCCTGGGAGGGGAGTGGGACGCGACGAACGTGGTGGATGCGGAGGTCGCGGTCGTCACCAACATCGGGCTCGACCACATCGTCGAGTTCGGAGGCGACCTGGAGCGGGCGGCCTGGGAGAAGGCGGGGATCGTGAAGGAGGGGGCGGCGGTCGTGACGGGGGTCACCCAGCCTGAGCTGTTGCGGGTGGTGGAGGAGCGGGCGCTCGAGCGAGCGTCCGGACCGCTGCTCAGGCTGGGGCGCGAGATCGAGATCGCGGAGCGCCACCCTGCCGTGGGCGGCCAGTCCTTCACCGTGCGCACGCCGCTGCGGGCGTACGAGGACCTGTACCTGCCTGCGTTCGGGGCTCACCAGGCCCTGAACGCGGCGTTGGCCGTGGCCGCCGCCGAGAGCTTCGCCGGCGCGGAGCTCGACCCGGAGGGCGTCGCGGCCGGTCTCGAGTCGGTGCGCCTGCCCGCTCGGGTGGAGACCGTCGCCCGTCACCCGCTCGTCGTCGTCGACGGGGGGCACAACATCGACTCGGCCACGGCCGTCCTCACCACCCTGACGCAGGAGCTGGAGCACGACCGTCTGCTGGTGGTGGCTGGGATGCTGGAGGACAAGCAGGTGGAGGAGGTCATGGGGATCCTCGCGGGAGCCGGCCAGGCCTTCTACCTGGCCGCGCCGTCGTCCGACCGGGCGGCTGACCCGTCTCGCCTGGCCGGCGGACTGCTCGACGCGGGTGTCCCGGGCGCGCGGATCGCCGTGCACGACCGGGTAGCTGACGCGATGTCCGAGGCGCTCGACGCGGCCGGGGAGGAGGACCTCGTCCTGGTGTTCGGCAGCTTCTACACAGCCGGGGAAGCCAAGGCGTGGTTGCGCGCGACGGGAAGGGTCGCTCAACGTTAGGGCTATGGAGAGGACACTGGTACTGATCAAGCCCGACGCCGTCAGGCGTCGCCTGACCGGAGAGATCATCTCGAGGCTCGAGAGGAAGGGCCTCACGTTGGCCGCAGGGCGCCTGTTCACGATGGACGAGAAGCTGGCCAACGAGCACTACGCCGAACACAGCGAGAAGCCGTTCTTCGGTGAGCTGGTCGCCTTCATCACCTCGGGACCACTGATGGCCCTCGCGGTCGAGGGTCCGGACGCGGTCAAGGTGGTCCGCACCCTCATGGGACCCACCGACCCCGTCGAGGCCCCCCCGGGCACGATCCGCGGGGACCTGGGGATCGTCATCACGGAGAACCTGGTTCACGGATCGGATTCGACGACCTCCGCGGCCCGGGAGGTCGAGCTCTTCTTCCCGGACCTGCACTGACCGGAATCGGAGCGGGGGCCCCCGAAGGGGCCCCCGTCCGGTCTCCTCGCCGAAGCTGATGGATCGAGTTACCGGACCCGACGCCTCAGCGTCAGGGCGCCGGCGGCGAGCGCTGCACCCGAGATCATCGTCGCGACCGCAGGGGCGCCGGTCCGCGGCAGCTGGGCCGGAGCGGCGAGCGCGGCCGGGGCCGCACCGACCGCCGTGCTCACGGTCGGGTCCACGACGATCCTGACACCGAGCGACTGGCCCGGGAGCAGCCCCGCGAAGGGGGTGCCGGCCAGGTTGGCCCCCGACGGGACCCGCGGCTCGATGGTCGCGATGAAGGCCGAGACCTGCTGGGAGGCGGAGCTCCCGTCGGCTGCCGCCGTCGACCGGCTCGTGTCGCAGAGGTCCACCGTGACGCCGGCATCCGCGAGGACGCTGTCGACCTGGCTCTTCAGGAAGGCCACCTGGTCGGCGCCCGGCACCTGGACGGCCTCGCCGTTCAGGTACACGTGCGTGCCGTCGAGAGCGATCCCGTTCTCGCCACCGACCCGCAGATCCGCGATCGTGCAGGCAGCGGCGTTGCGGGCCGTGCCCGCCTTGCCGGCCGCCTCGGAGTGCGCGGACAGGTCGATCAGGCCGGCGGAGAGGAACCCGTCGAGGACGTCCACCGCCTTGATGGTCGACTGCGAGTCCGCGGAGGAGAGGGAGGCGCCCTTCTGGGCGGTCGTCGTCGCCGCGACACCGCGGATCTCGGCCATCGTGATCCCGTCGCCCAGCGGGTTGGGGATCGCGGGCAGGGAGATGGTGTCCACCAGGGCTTCCGCGTCGGTCACGACCGGCTCCAGCGGGGTGCCGGCAACCACCGGCGCCAGGACCGCCGAGAGCTCGTCGGCCGCGCCGGCGATCGTCTCGTTGGCGTCGGTGACGGAGCCGTTCACGACCCCCAGGACCGTGTCGATGACCTCCTTCAGCTCGGGGGCCATCGCCGCGATGTCGGCGAGGCTCGACGAGACCGAAGCCAGTGACGCGTCACCGACGACGGACGGCCCGGTGGAGACGCTGGCCGTCAGCTGGCCGACCGTACCGCGGACCAGGTCGAGCCCCACGGACGGGATCTGGTCCCCCGGGAGGCTGAACGCCTGCGTCGTGTTCGAGTTGCTCTGACCGACCGCGTCGGCCGAGACGGACCCGAGGTCCTTGCCCCACGCGCCCGGCGTCTCGCCCACGCTGCCGAGCACCGAGAGAGCCTTCGTGAGGCTGCTCGACGCGTCCGACGACGTGCGCACGAAGTACTGGTCGATCACGAACGGGAACTGAGCGACCGGGAGGCCGAGCTGGTTCTTGGCCGCCTCGGGCACCGATGCCCACGCCGTGTTCAGATTGCCCTTGACCTCCGCGGGGAGCCCGCTGAGGTCGACGATGATCCGCAGCGCGTGGCTCTCGCTGCGGGCCTGGAACGACTGCAGGTCTGCGCTCGCCGGGGAGGCGAGGAACGGACCGAGAACGAGCGCTGCAGCCATCGTGGCCACCGCACCCGCTGTGAGCTTGCGCTTCATGACAACCCCCTTGCTTCGGACTGAAGACCTGTTGCTTCCTGACAACGAGCCTTGGGTGCCCTAGGGAACGGCTCGGGTGCGGTATCGGCTCCGTCCGGGGTACTTTGAGGACGGTTTCGGGGTAGTCACTCCGATTGGTCCGTATCCCTCAGGCCCTTTGACCGGGGCCCAAGGGTGGGGGAGAATGGTCGGCGCACTCCCCTCACCACCGAGAGGTTCCCCATGCTTGAAGACGTCTGGCAGTACCTGGGCCGCGATATGGCCGTCGACCTCGGCACCGCGAACACGCTCGTGTACGTGCGCAGCCGCGGGATCGTCCTCAACGAGCCGAGCGTCGTGGCGGTCAACCAGAAGACGGGGGCGATCCTCGCCGTGGGGGCCGAGGCGAAGCGCATGGTCGGCCGCACGCCCGGTCACATCTCCGCCATCCGTCCGCTGAAGGACGGCGTCATCGCCGACTTCGACGTCACGGAGAAGATGATCCGCTACTTCATCGCGAAGGTTCACCAGACCCGGAAGTGGCTCGCCAAGCCGCGGATCGTGATCTGCGTCCCGTCGGGCATCACCGGAGTCGAGCAGCGTGCGGTGGAGGAGGCGGCGGCGTCGGCGGGAGCCCGGAAGGTGCACATCATCGAGGAGCCGATGGCCGCGGCGATCGGCGCCGGGCTCCCTGTCCACGAACCGACGGGGAACATGGTGGTCGATATCGGGGGAGGCACCACGGAGGTAGCCGTCATCTCCCTCGGAGGCATCGTGACCGCTCAGTCGATCCGGACGGGGGGCGACGAGCTCGACGACGCGATCATCCAGTACATCAAGAAGGAGTACTCCCTCATGCTCGGGGAGCGGACCGCCGAGGAGATCAAGATGGCCATCGGGTCCGCCTTCCCCCTACCCGAGGAGCCTCGGGCCGAGATCCGCGGTCGCGACCTGGTGACCGGGCTCCCGAGGAACATCATCATCACAGCCGAGGAGACGCGTCGCGCGATCGAGGAGCCGGTCTCGACGATCGTGGACGCCGTCAAGACGACCCTGGACAAGACACCGCCGGAGCTCGCCGCGGACATCATGGACCGCGGCATCGTGCTCACCGGTGGCGGGGCATTGCTGCGAGGACTGGACGAGAGGCTCAAGCACGAGACCGGGATGCCCATCCACATCTCGGAGAACCCCCTGCACGCCGTGGCGCTGGGCGCCGGGAAGTGCCTGGAGGAGATCGAGTCCCTCAAGAACGTCCTCATCACCTCCACCCGCCACTAGGAGGTCGTCGCCCCGGCACGGGGCGGCCGCGACGCGCTCCGGCGACGCGCAGGAGATCCGATATGCAACCAGGTGCGCTCGACGAGCGGCGCGGGAGCGCATAGCCGCATGTGGAGGAGGACCACCAGACACAGGTCCGTGGTCGCCGCGGTCCTGGTCGCGACCGTCGTCGTCCTGACGCTGGATTTCCGCACCGGCCTCATAGACGGGATGGGCGGCGTGGTGTCCGAGATCGTGAGCGTGTTCCAGGCCGGCGTGCGGACGGTCGTCCGTCCCATCGAGGGTGCGGTGGGGGGCGTGCGCGGACTGGGCTCCCTGCGCCAGGAGAACGAGGAGCTGCGCCAGGAGAACATCCGTCTCCGCGACCAGGCGGCCAGGTTCGAGGGCGTGGCCCGGGAGAACGCCCAGCTGAGGCGCCAGATGGCCCTCGAGGATGCGATCGGCATCACCGGCGGTACCCGCGCCCGCGTCATCGCCGCGTCACTCTCCTCGCTGGAGCGGTACCTGGAGATCGACAGGGGAGCGGCGGACGGTGTCGAGGTGGGGACGGCGGTCCTGGCCCCCGAGGGCCTCGTCGGGCGCATATCGGAGACCTCGGCCCGCTCGTCGCGGGTCCAGCTCCTGACGGACGCCCAGTCCGCCATCGGGGTCAAGATCGACCGGAACGGGGAGACGGGCGTCGTCACGGGCATCGGCGGCAACCGCCTGAGGCTCGAGCTGGTGGACCGCACCGCGCTCGACCGCGGCGCCCTGCGGGTGAACGACATCCTGCTCACCTCGGGCTACCAGGGAGGGGTCTTCCACTCCAACATCCCGGTGGGTGTCATCGAGGAGGTGGATCCGTCGCCGCGGGGGACGACCTATCGGATCACCGTTCGCCCGCTGGTCCGGCTCTCCCGTCTGGACATCGTCACGGTCGCGCCCAAGCCCGCGGTGGTTGCGGCCACCCCCGGTCCCGATGCCCAGCGCACGCGATGAAGCGGTACGGGATCTACGCTCTCGCCTGCTTCACCGCCATCCTGTTGTCGAGCGAGCTCGCGTTCAGCCTGCCGATCGTCGGAGTTGGTCCCGACCTGGTCATCGTCGTCCTCGCCACCTTCGCCATGGCCGAGGACCCCAAGACCGCCGCGATAGCGGGGTTCGCGACGGGACTCGGCAGGGATCTCCTGATCTCGTCTCCCGCTGGGCTGTCCGCGTTCGCGTACTCGATCACCGCGTACTCGGTGGCCCTCGCGGGTACCGCCCGGGGGGTGTGGACCTATCTCGGCCTGATCGCCGGGGCGACCTTCGCCTCACACGCCCTGTTCGGCTTCGGCTCCATGCTGCTCGGCCAGGACATGTCCGGCACCCCCCTGGCGCGTGTCGTGCTCGTGACCACGGGCTACAATTCTCTCCTCGCCCCTCTCCTCATGCCCCTCCTTCGCAAGATCGCGCTCGCCGAGCGTCCAGGGGGCGCGGAGTGAGGACGGCGTCCCGGACCCGCGAACAGAGCGACCGATGAGCAACCACCTCCTCAGATCCCGGCTGTCCGTGATCCACCTGCTGACCGTCTCCCTGCTCGTCACGCTCGTCGCGCGCCTGCTCTTCCTGCAGGTCCTCGCCGGACCGCAGCTGCGAGAGAGCGCCGAGCGGACCTCCATCCGTCTCATCTACTCGGCCGCTCCCCGCGGCTTCATCTTCGATCGCGACGGCGACGCGATCGCACGGAACCGGACGGCCGTCACGGTCGCCATCGACGTGTCGGTCCTGCCGGCCGACCCCGCCATCCGGGACCGTGTCCTGCCCGCCCTGGCCAAGGTGCTGGACATGGACGAGTCAGACGTCCGCGACGTCGTTGAGGACCCGCAGCTCGGGTACTACGAGCCCCGCCCGCTCGCCGTGGACGTCCCGATGGAGAAGGTCGTGTACCTGCTCGAGCACCAGGCGAGGTTCCCGGGGATCAGCGCCCTCGAGATCCC contains the following coding sequences:
- a CDS encoding rod shape-determining protein translates to MLEDVWQYLGRDMAVDLGTANTLVYVRSRGIVLNEPSVVAVNQKTGAILAVGAEAKRMVGRTPGHISAIRPLKDGVIADFDVTEKMIRYFIAKVHQTRKWLAKPRIVICVPSGITGVEQRAVEEAAASAGARKVHIIEEPMAAAIGAGLPVHEPTGNMVVDIGGGTTEVAVISLGGIVTAQSIRTGGDELDDAIIQYIKKEYSLMLGERTAEEIKMAIGSAFPLPEEPRAEIRGRDLVTGLPRNIIITAEETRRAIEEPVSTIVDAVKTTLDKTPPELAADIMDRGIVLTGGGALLRGLDERLKHETGMPIHISENPLHAVALGAGKCLEEIESLKNVLITSTRH
- the mreD gene encoding rod shape-determining protein MreD, which encodes MKRYGIYALACFTAILLSSELAFSLPIVGVGPDLVIVVLATFAMAEDPKTAAIAGFATGLGRDLLISSPAGLSAFAYSITAYSVALAGTARGVWTYLGLIAGATFASHALFGFGSMLLGQDMSGTPLARVVLVTTGYNSLLAPLLMPLLRKIALAERPGGAE
- a CDS encoding amidase → MRTLAEQVAAVADGAVSSVELTERALASAHAAQVRLNAFTTILDEAALAEARELDAGPPAGPLHGVPVAVKDLYDVRGVATTGCCAAFHDRVASRDSAVVDALREAGAVVVAKTNQHELACGTTTQISSFGPVLNPWDTERVPGGSSGGSGAAVAAGVVAMAMGSDTGGSIRIPASFCGVTGLKPTHGAISTRGMMPMTPSCDTAGPLAASAEDCLIVWRAISGFDPDDAWSVAATPPLPPERVERLRLTIPRSFTRLLHPEVRRALEEAATTFASLGLELDEVEGPDLDGTRERFLPLLFAETAHRYPDLVSDERVTPQTRMLLGFGASVSGTEYVAAREAAQRLRRDLEWLLTSADALLVPTTPFPAPGVEEYEIEVEGGTLDTHTGGATRFTLPINVTGLPGLSLPAGHTPEGLPLSIQLVGAPFTEETLCVIGAAFQAATDHHTHLPPN
- a CDS encoding valine--tRNA ligase translates to MTDLPKQYEPEGVEGRWYSRWREAGYFAGQTGAEGEPFCVVIPPPNVTGILHMGHALNNTLQDVFVRRARMQGRPTLWVPGTDHAGIATQNVVEKRLATEEGLTRHDLGREAFLERVWAWKDTYESRILGQLERLGCSCDWDRTRFTMDADLSRAVRTVFVRLFEEGRIYRGNRIINWCPRCTTALSDIEVVYSDRDGELVTIRYPLSDGSGHISVSTTRVETMLGDTGVAVHPQDDRYRHLIGRTVTLPLVGREIPIVADEAVEPGFGTGAVKITPAHDPTDFEIGERQGLDQVNIFDGQARVNANGGRFEGMDRYEARKAVREALAAEGLIEREERPYIHSVGHCERCQTVVEPWLSEQWFVSMRELAAPAIDAVRSGRVRLMPERFTKVYLDWMENIRDWCISRQLWWGHRVPVWYCPDGHATTSITDPDACATCGSREITQDPDVLDTWFSSWLWPISTLGWPDDTDDLRYWYPTTLLVTGYDILFFWVARMIMAGLHFGREVPFGDVLLTGLVRDWEGKKMSKSLGNQIDPLDLIDRYGTDAVRFTLCRAMTPGTDMNLNEDWIEGSRHFVNKLWNASRFVLHHVGAELPPRPEGELDLGERWILSRLAQTQAAVDGALDAFETAEAARTLHQFVWSEFCDWYVEMSKLALADPARAPAARWVLHHVLERTLRLLHPVMPFVTEEIWQRLPREDGSVPSIMLAPWPGVEGALDAEAEEAMSLMQDVIVEIRRFRHEHSIPPRARMEAVAVAPQPAAGLLDKHRGWVESLAWLEALRVDGPMPGPGWSRIVAGPAEVWLPLAAVGDVEAERARLHKAIDEAEAKAERSRAKLADDGFVTRAPAEVVQRVREQLSELEERIAKMRVQLSELGG
- a CDS encoding Mur ligase family protein, whose amino-acid sequence is MDLAGAEAYLAERIGLGIRPGNERIAALLEALGRPQDSLRAIAVAGTNGKFSVASMTSSVLESLGLVVGLYTSPHIGSVVERIRIAGSDVSGDAFGGLLAYLSPYIELVEAERGDRLTYFETITAMAIEAFFDRAVHVAVLEAGLGGEWDATNVVDAEVAVVTNIGLDHIVEFGGDLERAAWEKAGIVKEGAAVVTGVTQPELLRVVEERALERASGPLLRLGREIEIAERHPAVGGQSFTVRTPLRAYEDLYLPAFGAHQALNAALAVAAAESFAGAELDPEGVAAGLESVRLPARVETVARHPLVVVDGGHNIDSATAVLTTLTQELEHDRLLVVAGMLEDKQVEEVMGILAGAGQAFYLAAPSSDRAADPSRLAGGLLDAGVPGARIAVHDRVADAMSEALDAAGEEDLVLVFGSFYTAGEAKAWLRATGRVAQR
- the ndk gene encoding nucleoside-diphosphate kinase, whose protein sequence is MERTLVLIKPDAVRRRLTGEIISRLERKGLTLAAGRLFTMDEKLANEHYAEHSEKPFFGELVAFITSGPLMALAVEGPDAVKVVRTLMGPTDPVEAPPGTIRGDLGIVITENLVHGSDSTTSAAREVELFFPDLH
- the mreC gene encoding rod shape-determining protein MreC, with the protein product MWRRTTRHRSVVAAVLVATVVVLTLDFRTGLIDGMGGVVSEIVSVFQAGVRTVVRPIEGAVGGVRGLGSLRQENEELRQENIRLRDQAARFEGVARENAQLRRQMALEDAIGITGGTRARVIAASLSSLERYLEIDRGAADGVEVGTAVLAPEGLVGRISETSARSSRVQLLTDAQSAIGVKIDRNGETGVVTGIGGNRLRLELVDRTALDRGALRVNDILLTSGYQGGVFHSNIPVGVIEEVDPSPRGTTYRITVRPLVRLSRLDIVTVAPKPAVVAATPGPDAQRTR
- a CDS encoding choice-of-anchor P family protein, with the protein product MKRKLTAGAVATMAAALVLGPFLASPASADLQSFQARSESHALRIIVDLSGLPAEVKGNLNTAWASVPEAAKNQLGLPVAQFPFVIDQYFVRTSSDASSSLTKALSVLGSVGETPGAWGKDLGSVSADAVGQSNSNTTQAFSLPGDQIPSVGLDLVRGTVGQLTASVSTGPSVVGDASLASVSSSLADIAAMAPELKEVIDTVLGVVNGSVTDANETIAGAADELSAVLAPVVAGTPLEPVVTDAEALVDTISLPAIPNPLGDGITMAEIRGVAATTTAQKGASLSSADSQSTIKAVDVLDGFLSAGLIDLSAHSEAAGKAGTARNAAACTIADLRVGGENGIALDGTHVYLNGEAVQVPGADQVAFLKSQVDSVLADAGVTVDLCDTSRSTAAADGSSASQQVSAFIATIEPRVPSGANLAGTPFAGLLPGQSLGVRIVVDPTVSTAVGAAPAALAAPAQLPRTGAPAVATMISGAALAAGALTLRRRVR